Proteins encoded within one genomic window of Deltaproteobacteria bacterium HGW-Deltaproteobacteria-2:
- the rpoN gene encoding RNA polymerase sigma-54 factor, with amino-acid sequence MAFELKQSLKLTQQLIMTPQLQQAIKLLQLSRQELIETISQEMEENPLLEEVAPEEGNEEDAHAEIEEDVQSVEREDLKAVERAKELTGEGDGREEFDWANYLEDYGPVGVTYGGRDGEATSWDNILTEGQSLTKHLMWQMNLSSFNEDETRIGTQIVGNLDQNGYLCATVSEIMQLENVSEEFVETVLQKVQEFDPPGIAARNLQECLLIQARMLGVKNKIIDVIIKDYLKDLELKNYVHIAHKLKVPLREVEMAVLLISGMNPKPGGIYSEEKIQPIIPDAYIIKVGDEYKIILNDDGLPRLRISNFYREIMAGLADHGHNEEESGKKYIKDKVQSATWLIKSIQQRQKTIYKVVESIVKFQKDFFDLGIDFLKPLVLHDIANDIEMHESTISRVVNNKYVHSPQGIFEMKYFFGSSIKRTSEGNIASKSVKEEIKQIVNGEAPKKPYSDCEIVEILQAKGINIARRTVAKYRDMMGILPSSKRKKYF; translated from the coding sequence ATGGCGTTTGAGCTAAAACAGAGTTTAAAACTTACTCAACAGTTGATCATGACCCCTCAACTGCAGCAGGCTATAAAGTTGTTGCAGTTGTCCCGGCAGGAACTTATCGAAACAATTAGTCAGGAAATGGAAGAAAATCCTCTTTTGGAAGAAGTTGCCCCTGAGGAAGGAAATGAAGAGGACGCTCATGCGGAAATTGAAGAAGATGTCCAATCTGTTGAACGTGAAGATTTAAAAGCAGTCGAGCGGGCAAAAGAATTGACCGGGGAAGGAGATGGTCGCGAAGAATTTGACTGGGCTAATTATCTTGAGGATTACGGTCCGGTAGGCGTAACTTACGGCGGCAGAGATGGTGAAGCAACATCATGGGATAATATTCTTACCGAAGGCCAGTCGCTGACAAAACACCTGATGTGGCAGATGAATCTTTCATCTTTTAATGAAGATGAAACGCGTATCGGTACTCAAATTGTCGGCAATCTTGATCAAAATGGTTATTTATGCGCGACCGTTTCAGAAATCATGCAGCTGGAAAATGTAAGCGAGGAATTTGTCGAAACTGTTTTACAAAAGGTTCAGGAATTCGATCCACCTGGAATTGCCGCCCGTAATCTGCAGGAATGTCTCTTAATTCAAGCCAGAATGCTGGGCGTGAAAAATAAAATCATTGACGTTATCATCAAGGATTATCTTAAAGATCTGGAATTAAAAAATTATGTCCATATTGCGCATAAATTAAAAGTTCCTCTGCGCGAAGTGGAAATGGCTGTATTATTGATCAGCGGAATGAATCCCAAACCAGGCGGTATTTATTCCGAAGAAAAGATTCAACCGATCATTCCCGATGCTTATATTATAAAAGTGGGAGATGAATATAAAATCATTCTTAATGATGATGGTTTACCGCGTTTACGCATAAGTAATTTTTACCGTGAAATTATGGCGGGACTTGCTGATCATGGTCATAACGAGGAAGAAAGCGGGAAAAAATATATAAAAGATAAAGTGCAGTCGGCTACATGGCTGATTAAAAGCATACAGCAAAGGCAGAAGACAATATATAAAGTTGTGGAAAGCATCGTCAAATTTCAAAAAGATTTTTTTGACCTCGGTATTGATTTCCTTAAACCTCTGGTGCTGCACGATATTGCCAATGATATCGAAATGCATGAATCCACCATTAGCCGTGTAGTAAATAACAAATATGTGCATTCGCCACAGGGTATTTTTGAAATGAAATATTTCTTTGGCAGTTCCATTAAAAGAACATCCGAGGGAAATATTGCTTCGAAGAGTGTAAAAGAAGAAATAAAGCAAATAGTCAACGGCGAAGCACCAAAAAAACCATACAGTGACTGCGAAATTGTTGAAATACTGCAGGCAAAGGGGATAAATATAGCAAGACGCACTGTTGCTAAGTATAGGGACATGATGGGAATATTACCCTCCTCTAAGAGGAAGAAATATTTTTAA
- a CDS encoding YfcE family phosphodiesterase encodes MENNIIKIGVISDTHLTDYDEKMRRCVVEHFNDVDMILHAGDLVDLRVLEIFEGKKIRAVCGNMDNVFVKEKFPEHLLFDIKGFKFLLIHGWGSPLDIEEKISTRFKNVDCIIYGHTHKPANHKQGSVLFFNPGSAVDRSMGSSRTVGILEIDKDIKGRIINI; translated from the coding sequence ATGGAAAATAACATAATAAAAATCGGCGTAATTTCCGATACTCATCTGACAGATTATGATGAAAAAATGAGAAGATGCGTCGTAGAACATTTCAACGATGTAGATATGATTCTTCATGCCGGAGATTTAGTTGATCTTCGGGTTTTGGAAATATTCGAGGGTAAGAAAATTAGAGCGGTATGCGGTAATATGGATAATGTTTTCGTAAAAGAGAAATTTCCAGAGCATTTGCTTTTTGATATAAAGGGGTTTAAATTCTTGCTGATTCATGGCTGGGGATCTCCGTTGGACATTGAAGAAAAGATATCAACCCGATTTAAAAATGTAGATTGCATTATTTATGGACATACACATAAACCGGCAAATCATAAACAGGGTTCCGTCCTGTTCTTCAATCCCGGATCGGCAGTAGATAGATCTATGGGGTCTTCCAGGACGGTAGGCATATTAGAAATTGACAAAGATATAAAAGGTAGGATAATTAACATCTGA
- a CDS encoding PTS fructose transporter subunit IIA — protein MQLDQFLKIEFINANLLAKTKVEVLTELVNTLIHGDRNLNPLLIVETLQQRENLGSTGIGDGVAIPHGKTSAINDLIIAFGRSIEGIDYDSSDGKPVHLFFLLLAPENSAGHHLKVLAKISKMLKIDNFRKMLLKAKSPGDLYKIIIDQDKICVS, from the coding sequence ATGCAGCTGGATCAATTTTTAAAAATTGAATTTATCAATGCCAATTTGTTGGCCAAAACAAAAGTTGAAGTGTTGACTGAGTTAGTTAATACCTTAATCCATGGTGATCGTAATCTTAACCCGTTATTGATTGTTGAAACTTTACAACAGAGAGAAAATCTTGGTTCTACCGGGATAGGCGATGGAGTCGCCATTCCTCATGGGAAAACATCCGCGATTAATGATCTTATTATTGCTTTCGGGCGCAGCATAGAAGGTATCGATTATGATTCATCAGATGGGAAACCGGTACATCTTTTTTTCCTGCTTCTGGCGCCAGAGAACTCGGCTGGTCATCATTTAAAAGTTTTGGCTAAGATTTCAAAAATGTTAAAAATAGACAATTTCCGTAAAATGCTTTTGAAAGCAAAATCTCCAGGCGATTTGTATAAAATAATTATTGATCAAGATAAAATTTGCGTTTCTTAA
- the raiA gene encoding ribosomal subunit interface protein: MIMKISVTFRNGEGENWQKVYAEERIQRLKKYLDAPAEAHIVVSMEKFRHFAEINLSSSGWNINAKEEAKDMHLAIDSCIEKIERQLKKQREKIREHKPRSIRRSTEKLDQEEAEEPTVSKIAETHKVILKPMSFDEAIMEIEGTKDRFILYRDSSSENVSLVYRRDDGNYVLIETNS, translated from the coding sequence ATGATTATGAAGATTTCCGTAACTTTTAGAAACGGTGAAGGTGAAAACTGGCAAAAAGTTTACGCAGAAGAAAGAATTCAAAGACTGAAAAAATATTTGGATGCACCTGCTGAAGCTCATATTGTAGTTTCCATGGAAAAATTCAGGCATTTTGCAGAAATAAATCTAAGCTCCAGTGGCTGGAACATAAATGCAAAAGAAGAAGCAAAAGATATGCATCTCGCAATCGATAGCTGTATAGAAAAAATTGAAAGACAACTTAAAAAACAAAGAGAAAAAATCAGAGAGCATAAGCCCAGAAGCATTCGCCGCAGCACGGAAAAACTTGATCAAGAAGAAGCTGAAGAACCAACAGTAAGTAAAATTGCGGAAACGCATAAAGTAATATTAAAACCAATGTCTTTTGATGAAGCGATCATGGAGATAGAGGGTACAAAAGATCGCTTTATTCTTTATAGAGATTCTTCTTCTGAAAACGTAAGTCTGGTCTATCGTCGCGATGATGGAAATTATGTCCTGATCGAGACAAATAGCTAG
- a CDS encoding aspartate aminotransferase (catalyzes the formation of oxalozcetate and L-glutamate from L-aspartate and 2-oxoglutarate) has translation MTIAKKIKSSMSQSSMIRKMFEEGILLKRKHGTDKVYDFSLGNPNVEQPDEFKSELINLAHEIIHLKHGYTPNAGYPETRQAIAGKINRTTGLKMSADHIVMSCGAGGALNVIFKALLDPGDEVIILKPFFVEYPFYIENYSGVVKYAQTKADFSLDIAAISKAINRRTKAIIINSPNNPTGKVYSKKNITDLARLLKEKGRAYNKAIYLISDEPYAEIVFDGVTVPSVLKAYANSIVAYSYSKTLSLPGERIGYIAVNPKIHESDNLINALILCTRIMGFVHAPALMQRIVARLQDVAVDVKVYQKKRDLLCAGLAKAGYKFVKPQGAFYLFVKSPIPDDVEFVKMLLKKNILVVPGSGFGGPGYFRIAYCVDDATIINSMKGFAEAINDTR, from the coding sequence ATGACTATTGCTAAAAAAATCAAATCATCAATGTCTCAATCATCGATGATCCGCAAGATGTTTGAGGAAGGAATTCTTCTTAAAAGAAAACATGGTACGGATAAGGTTTATGATTTCAGTCTGGGGAATCCCAACGTGGAACAGCCGGACGAATTTAAATCCGAGCTGATTAACCTGGCCCATGAAATTATCCACTTGAAACACGGTTATACGCCCAATGCCGGATATCCCGAGACAAGACAGGCTATTGCCGGCAAAATCAATAGGACAACAGGGTTGAAGATGTCAGCAGATCATATTGTGATGTCCTGCGGCGCCGGAGGAGCGCTAAACGTCATTTTTAAGGCACTCCTTGATCCCGGTGATGAAGTGATTATTCTTAAACCTTTCTTTGTTGAATATCCTTTTTACATTGAAAATTATAGTGGTGTCGTCAAGTATGCTCAAACCAAAGCTGATTTTTCTTTGGATATCGCCGCTATTTCCAAGGCGATTAACAGAAGGACAAAGGCGATTATCATTAATTCGCCCAATAATCCGACCGGTAAGGTTTACAGCAAAAAAAATATCACGGATTTAGCCAGGCTGTTGAAAGAAAAGGGCCGGGCATACAACAAGGCAATCTATCTTATCTCTGATGAACCGTATGCGGAAATAGTATTTGATGGTGTCACCGTGCCCAGTGTACTGAAGGCTTATGCCAACAGCATTGTGGCCTATTCTTATTCCAAGACTTTGTCTTTGCCGGGAGAACGAATTGGTTATATTGCCGTCAATCCGAAAATTCATGAATCCGACAATTTAATCAACGCGCTGATTCTATGCACGAGAATTATGGGATTTGTGCATGCGCCGGCTCTGATGCAGCGGATAGTTGCCAGACTTCAGGATGTGGCTGTTGATGTGAAAGTCTATCAGAAAAAGCGTGATTTGCTCTGTGCAGGTTTGGCTAAAGCAGGATACAAATTTGTAAAACCACAGGGAGCATTTTATTTATTTGTAAAAAGCCCGATTCCCGATGATGTAGAATTTGTCAAAATGCTTTTGAAAAAAAATATACTTGTCGTGCCCGGGAGCGGTTTCGGTGGACCAGGCTATTTCCGTATTGCCTATTGTGTCGATGATGCGACAATCATCAATTCCATGAAGGGTTTTGCGGAAGCAATCAATGACACTCGCTAA
- a CDS encoding serine protease: protein MSRKIIFTLIAVLLLMSFGTWAEEKKPVFNVITIDGVITSPTAKYISKSIEDAKKDNAEGLIILLDTPGGMDTAMRDIAKSILNAPLPVIVFVSPPGARAASAGVIITEAAHIAAMAPGTNIGAAHPVAIGLGGGKDMDKTMSAKVENDAAAYARSIAKSRGRSEEWAEKAVRKSESITAEEALKLKVIDFVAPDIEKLLVAIDQKEVNLAKGKKKISTKNAVINNKKMGTRQGILAAISDPNISYILLLVGLAGLYFELSTPGAILPGVIGGISLLLAFFGLSTLPVNYTGILMIIFGVILFIAEIKVMSHGMLTVGGIISLIMGSLLLFDTTEPALRLSFQVLIPAVLVASGFFIVVIWLAIKAQMRKHFSGSEAMVGAEAEVMKDIDEEGEVFLMGEYWKASSKEPVKKGAKVRVVKVVGLRLIVEEIKK from the coding sequence ATGTCCAGGAAGATAATTTTCACATTGATTGCGGTTTTATTACTCATGAGTTTTGGAACTTGGGCCGAAGAGAAGAAACCGGTATTTAATGTTATTACAATCGATGGCGTTATTACATCGCCGACGGCAAAATATATCTCCAAAAGCATAGAAGATGCAAAAAAAGATAATGCTGAAGGTTTGATAATTTTACTCGACACACCTGGCGGAATGGACACGGCAATGCGCGATATCGCTAAAAGTATTCTCAATGCGCCACTGCCGGTAATCGTTTTCGTTTCTCCTCCTGGAGCTCGTGCCGCATCGGCGGGAGTTATTATTACGGAAGCGGCTCACATAGCCGCAATGGCTCCCGGTACAAATATTGGAGCCGCTCATCCCGTGGCGATCGGTCTTGGCGGCGGGAAGGATATGGATAAAACAATGTCTGCGAAAGTGGAAAACGACGCTGCCGCTTACGCTCGCAGTATTGCAAAATCAAGAGGGCGCTCTGAAGAATGGGCCGAAAAAGCTGTGCGCAAAAGCGAATCAATAACTGCCGAAGAAGCGCTTAAACTAAAAGTTATTGATTTTGTAGCTCCTGATATCGAGAAACTTTTAGTTGCCATTGATCAAAAAGAAGTAAATTTGGCCAAAGGTAAAAAGAAAATATCAACAAAAAATGCCGTAATTAATAATAAGAAAATGGGGACACGTCAGGGGATTCTTGCTGCTATTTCCGATCCGAATATTTCTTATATTCTTTTGTTAGTAGGATTGGCAGGCTTGTATTTCGAACTTTCCACACCCGGAGCAATATTACCCGGAGTAATCGGCGGCATATCGCTCTTGCTGGCGTTTTTTGGTCTGTCCACATTGCCGGTAAATTATACCGGAATATTAATGATAATATTCGGTGTAATTTTATTTATTGCGGAGATAAAAGTTATGAGTCACGGCATGCTTACTGTCGGAGGGATAATTTCACTAATTATGGGATCATTATTATTATTTGATACAACGGAGCCTGCCTTACGCCTTTCTTTTCAGGTTTTGATTCCGGCCGTTTTGGTTGCTTCCGGTTTCTTTATTGTGGTTATCTGGCTGGCGATTAAAGCGCAAATGCGGAAACATTTTTCAGGATCGGAAGCAATGGTCGGTGCCGAGGCGGAAGTGATGAAGGATATTGACGAAGAAGGGGAAGTATTTTTAATGGGAGAGTACTGGAAAGCTTCAAGTAAAGAACCGGTTAAGAAAGGGGCAAAAGTAAGGGTTGTTAAGGTTGTAGGTCTGAGATTAATCGTGGAAGAAATAAAAAAATAA
- a CDS encoding uracil-DNA glycosylase gives MLKIVHQEMANCQLCPLGKTRKNLVFGVGNPEAKIVFVGEAPGADEDEQGLPFVGRAGQLLTDIIKAMGYQRKDVYICNILKCRPPGNRNPQPDEISKCESFLKKQLQIITPKIICALGTFAAKTLLNTDIPISALRGRFHSYEGIKLMPTYHPAYLLRNPSAKKQVWEDVQMIMKEVKP, from the coding sequence ATGTTGAAAATAGTTCATCAGGAAATGGCAAACTGTCAGCTTTGCCCCTTGGGAAAAACAAGAAAAAATCTTGTTTTTGGCGTTGGTAATCCCGAAGCGAAAATAGTTTTTGTCGGGGAAGCGCCCGGGGCTGATGAAGATGAACAGGGGCTGCCCTTTGTAGGAAGGGCTGGACAACTCTTGACGGACATTATTAAGGCGATGGGTTATCAACGTAAAGATGTTTACATCTGCAATATTCTCAAATGCCGTCCGCCGGGTAATCGCAATCCACAACCGGATGAAATAAGCAAATGCGAATCTTTTTTAAAAAAACAATTGCAGATTATTACACCAAAAATAATATGTGCTTTAGGAACCTTTGCCGCCAAGACGCTATTAAATACTGATATACCCATATCCGCATTACGCGGCCGTTTTCATTCCTACGAGGGAATAAAATTAATGCCGACATATCATCCGGCATATCTTTTACGTAACCCTTCGGCCAAAAAACAAGTCTGGGAAGATGTCCAGATGATTATGAAAGAAGTTAAGCCCTAA
- a CDS encoding DNA ligase (NAD(+)) LigA, whose translation MDKQADLKRIAELRNIIEYHNKRYYQQDSPEISDTEYDRLMRELQDLESHHPEEFSATSPTQRIGASPLAKFAPFNHPSPMFSLGNAFSNEEIIEFDNRIKRLAGVDNISYIAEPKLDGLAVNLIYENGIFKQGATRGDGTTGEDVTQNLKTIPSLPLKMKHTSNNPAPSFIEIRGEVYIEKEPFQKLNLRRIEDGEEPFANPRNAAAGSLRQLDSKITARRPLNIFLYGIGDAKDISFSTHGEALHTLAGWGFPVNKNIEQTRDINAGIKYFERIGIMRESLPYEIDGIVLKVDNLALQKKLGNVSRNPRWALACKFPAAQATTVVKEILVGVGRMGTLTPVAIMEPVNVGGVMVSRATLHNEDEVIKKDVRVGDTVIVQRAGDVIPEVVRVIPEKRTGNEKKFKMPAKCPECGSEIVHFEGEVAHRCVNISCPAQLKEHIRHFASRGAMDIEGLGEKVSAQLFDAKLIADPADLYFLNKEQLVALDRQAEKSAQNLIEAIGKSKNPPLDKFIYALGIRHVGERTAKLLAARFGSMENLITAKQEDLTAINEIGPEIAASIVEFFHEHKNIDVMNKFSKAGVKPQRKEIDNNAPLQGKSFVFTGSMESMGRNDAKTIVENLGGSIHSSVTKKTTYVVAGSDPGSKLDKAKSSGVKIISEEEFLKLIGR comes from the coding sequence ATGGATAAACAAGCCGATTTAAAAAGGATCGCCGAGTTAAGAAATATCATTGAGTATCACAATAAACGCTACTATCAACAGGACTCTCCTGAAATCTCCGACACTGAATACGATCGTTTAATGCGGGAACTTCAGGATTTGGAAAGCCATCATCCTGAAGAATTTTCCGCCACGTCTCCGACACAAAGAATAGGCGCCTCCCCATTGGCCAAATTTGCTCCTTTTAATCATCCTTCGCCTATGTTTAGTCTGGGTAATGCTTTCTCTAACGAAGAGATAATTGAGTTTGATAACCGAATCAAACGCCTGGCTGGAGTGGATAACATTTCCTACATTGCCGAACCGAAACTTGATGGCCTGGCTGTGAATCTAATTTATGAAAACGGCATTTTCAAGCAGGGAGCTACACGTGGCGACGGAACCACCGGTGAAGATGTGACTCAAAATCTCAAGACTATTCCTTCCCTGCCCTTAAAAATGAAACATACATCAAACAATCCTGCTCCTTCTTTTATAGAAATAAGAGGCGAAGTTTATATAGAGAAAGAACCGTTTCAAAAATTAAATCTCCGGCGTATCGAAGATGGCGAAGAACCGTTTGCTAATCCCCGCAATGCCGCCGCCGGTTCTCTGCGACAACTCGATTCCAAAATAACCGCACGCCGTCCTCTCAATATTTTCCTCTATGGCATCGGCGATGCGAAAGATATAAGCTTTTCAACTCACGGGGAAGCACTGCATACTCTTGCGGGTTGGGGTTTTCCTGTAAATAAAAACATTGAACAGACCCGTGATATTAACGCCGGTATTAAATATTTCGAACGCATCGGCATTATGCGCGAAAGCCTGCCTTACGAAATCGATGGCATAGTCTTGAAAGTTGATAATCTGGCTTTACAAAAAAAATTAGGTAATGTCTCTCGCAATCCCCGCTGGGCACTGGCCTGCAAATTTCCTGCGGCACAGGCAACTACGGTTGTTAAAGAAATTCTTGTCGGCGTTGGACGCATGGGCACGTTAACACCTGTTGCCATAATGGAACCCGTTAATGTTGGCGGCGTCATGGTCAGCCGTGCCACATTACATAATGAAGATGAAGTTATCAAAAAGGATGTTCGCGTTGGCGACACGGTTATTGTTCAACGCGCCGGCGACGTTATTCCTGAAGTCGTCAGGGTAATTCCGGAAAAGAGAACGGGTAATGAGAAGAAATTTAAAATGCCTGCCAAATGCCCCGAATGCGGTTCGGAAATCGTCCACTTTGAAGGAGAAGTTGCGCACCGCTGTGTCAACATTTCCTGCCCGGCGCAGTTAAAAGAACATATCCGTCATTTCGCATCGCGCGGAGCGATGGATATTGAAGGCCTGGGAGAAAAAGTATCCGCTCAGCTTTTCGATGCCAAATTGATTGCCGATCCGGCCGATCTTTATTTTTTAAACAAGGAACAGCTTGTTGCTCTTGATCGGCAGGCGGAAAAATCGGCTCAGAATTTAATCGAAGCCATCGGAAAATCCAAAAATCCTCCTTTGGATAAATTCATCTACGCTCTGGGTATAAGACACGTGGGAGAACGCACCGCCAAACTTCTGGCCGCGCGTTTCGGCAGCATGGAAAATCTCATTACGGCAAAACAGGAAGATTTGACGGCTATAAATGAAATCGGCCCGGAAATAGCCGCAAGTATCGTGGAATTTTTCCACGAACACAAAAACATTGATGTCATGAATAAATTCAGCAAAGCCGGTGTAAAACCACAGAGAAAAGAAATAGATAACAATGCCCCCTTGCAAGGCAAGTCATTTGTTTTTACAGGATCAATGGAAAGCATGGGAAGAAACGATGCCAAGACCATTGTTGAGAATCTTGGTGGCTCAATCCATTCCAGTGTAACAAAGAAAACTACTTATGTCGTTGCCGGAAGTGACCCCGGTTCCAAACTGGACAAGGCAAAATCCTCAGGAGTTAAAATTATCAGCGAGGAAGAATTTCTAAAACTTATCGGCAGGTAA
- a CDS encoding acylphosphatase, with the protein MKRVHVYVSGRVQGVFFRAVTQQTAKGFNLTGWVRNIADGRVEAVFEGNDENVDKMLDWCHIGPPSARVEKVMTEEEPFIGEFMDFHIK; encoded by the coding sequence ATGAAACGTGTTCACGTATATGTTAGCGGCAGAGTACAGGGAGTATTCTTTCGCGCGGTAACACAACAAACAGCCAAGGGTTTCAACCTTACCGGCTGGGTGCGCAATATTGCCGACGGCCGCGTAGAAGCTGTCTTTGAAGGTAACGATGAAAACGTGGATAAAATGCTGGATTGGTGTCATATTGGACCACCTTCGGCCAGGGTTGAAAAAGTTATGACTGAGGAAGAACCCTTTATCGGTGAATTCATGGATTTCCATATCAAGTAA
- the coaBC gene encoding bifunctional phosphopantothenoylcysteine decarboxylase/phosphopantothenate--cysteine ligase CoaBC — protein sequence MLENKKIVLGVTGGIAAYKAAELIRALIKSGAQVKVIMTKSAKEFITPLTLQTLSQNQVYTDMFVPADKYEMAHITLAEFADAFVIAPATANIIGKIASGIGDDLLSTTIMAQEKPTLICPAMNDKMLANPIVQKNINKLKKFGYAVMESAEGELACKTKGKGRLPDIAEIVEAVEILLTPKDFAGVKILITAGPTEEPLDPVRFITNLSSGKMGYALAVEAHRRGAEVTLISGPTNLPLPPVGKIIKVRTAKEMHKAVMDNYKKAAVIIKAAAVADYSPKELATEKIKKDKKTLSLELKNNPDIIADVGRNKGRRILVGFAMETQNLLANAREKLKKKNMDLIVANNLREEGAGFRTDTNIITIIDRAGKAESLEKMTKIEAAGAILDRVKKIIKKSNGKK from the coding sequence ATGCTGGAGAACAAAAAAATTGTTTTAGGTGTTACCGGAGGCATTGCCGCCTACAAGGCGGCGGAATTAATTCGTGCGCTCATTAAGTCAGGGGCGCAGGTAAAAGTTATCATGACGAAAAGCGCAAAAGAATTTATCACGCCCTTAACACTGCAGACACTTTCACAGAATCAGGTCTATACGGATATGTTTGTTCCGGCGGATAAATATGAAATGGCACACATAACTCTTGCGGAATTTGCCGACGCGTTTGTTATTGCACCGGCAACGGCAAACATAATCGGAAAAATTGCTTCGGGCATTGGCGATGATTTGTTATCTACTACAATTATGGCTCAGGAAAAACCAACGCTTATTTGTCCGGCCATGAATGACAAAATGCTTGCCAATCCCATCGTTCAGAAAAATATAAATAAACTTAAAAAATTCGGTTACGCTGTAATGGAAAGTGCGGAAGGCGAGCTTGCATGCAAAACAAAGGGGAAGGGGCGTTTGCCGGATATTGCGGAAATTGTCGAAGCAGTAGAAATCCTTCTTACTCCCAAAGACTTTGCCGGCGTGAAGATTTTAATTACAGCCGGTCCTACTGAAGAGCCTTTGGATCCTGTACGTTTTATTACCAACTTATCATCGGGCAAAATGGGCTATGCATTGGCCGTCGAAGCGCACAGAAGAGGCGCTGAAGTTACTTTAATCAGCGGTCCGACAAATTTACCCCTGCCACCGGTAGGGAAAATCATCAAAGTGCGTACGGCAAAAGAAATGCACAAAGCAGTTATGGATAATTATAAAAAAGCTGCAGTTATTATTAAAGCCGCTGCCGTAGCCGATTATAGCCCCAAAGAATTAGCTACGGAAAAAATCAAAAAAGACAAGAAAACTCTTTCTCTGGAATTGAAAAATAATCCTGATATCATTGCCGATGTCGGAAGGAATAAAGGCAGGCGCATACTAGTTGGTTTTGCGATGGAGACGCAAAATCTGTTGGCTAACGCCAGAGAGAAACTCAAAAAGAAAAACATGGATTTGATTGTTGCCAATAATTTACGGGAAGAAGGCGCCGGTTTCCGGACAGATACAAATATAATTACGATAATTGATCGCGCAGGTAAAGCAGAGTCTTTAGAGAAGATGACTAAAATAGAAGCGGCGGGCGCGATTCTTGATCGCGTCAAAAAAATAATTAAAAAAAGTAATGGTAAAAAATAA
- a CDS encoding RNase adapter RapZ, whose product MKNLRVVIITGLSGSGKSTALRALEDIGFFCVDNLPVILLPKFLAITTVSSPEIKRVAMVMDLRERSFLDKYERIFAGLKQKGYKIEILFLESSDESLLHRFSETRRIHPLSERGMIMEGILMEREKLSSLKKMADKIIDTTSVNVHQLKDIVQRHFLPSSRKKKMAINMTSFGYRYGLPADADLVFDVRFLPNPYFVENLKNYDGHNVKVHNYVMHNKQSKEFLKKILDLMNLLIPLYEKEGKVRLNIAMGCTGGKHRSVVMANKLASHFSSMKYLVNLNHRDINKN is encoded by the coding sequence ATGAAAAATCTTCGAGTCGTGATTATCACCGGTCTTTCCGGCTCGGGTAAAAGTACCGCACTCAGGGCTTTGGAAGATATTGGTTTCTTCTGCGTCGATAACCTTCCTGTTATTTTGTTGCCGAAATTTCTTGCCATAACAACAGTCTCTTCTCCGGAAATAAAACGAGTGGCCATGGTCATGGATTTACGGGAAAGAAGCTTTCTCGATAAGTACGAGCGAATATTTGCGGGACTAAAACAAAAAGGATACAAAATTGAGATTCTTTTCCTTGAATCCAGCGACGAATCTCTATTACATCGCTTTAGTGAGACCAGACGTATTCATCCTCTTTCCGAAAGGGGAATGATTATGGAGGGCATCCTGATGGAAAGAGAAAAGTTGTCATCCTTAAAAAAAATGGCTGACAAAATTATTGATACAACTTCTGTTAATGTTCATCAGCTAAAAGATATAGTGCAACGTCATTTTTTGCCATCCTCCAGAAAGAAGAAAATGGCCATTAATATGACTTCCTTCGGCTATCGTTATGGGTTGCCTGCTGATGCTGATCTTGTCTTTGATGTAAGGTTTCTGCCCAACCCTTATTTTGTTGAAAATTTAAAAAATTATGACGGGCATAATGTTAAAGTGCATAACTACGTTATGCATAACAAACAAAGCAAAGAATTTCTGAAAAAAATATTGGATTTGATGAATTTACTCATTCCCCTATATGAAAAAGAGGGGAAAGTGCGCTTGAATATTGCCATGGGTTGTACGGGCGGCAAGCATCGCTCTGTAGTTATGGCTAATAAACTGGCCTCGCATTTCTCGTCGATGAAGTATTTGGTCAATCTAAATCATCGCGATATTAATAAAAATTAG